From the Halobacteriovorax sp. GB3 genome, the window TTACTACGGAGCTGAATTTGCTCTTGAGTCGGCCGAAAAAATTGGTCTATATTTCGGACTTTCTCCACTTGTTATCGGACTCGTCATTGTTGGTTTTGGAACGTCTCTACCTGAGTTCTTTGTTTCTCAACTTGCGACTTTTAGAGGAGAGAGTGGAATTGCTCTAGGGAATATTGTTGGATCAAATATTGCTAATTTATTTTTAATTCTCGGGGCCTCAGGTCTTTTTGAAACGCTCTACATCCAAAGACAAGAGATCAAGATTCAGTTTATTCTTCACCTCGTACTAACTGTTCTTTTAACGATCGTTCTCTTTCAAGCAAAGCTCTACGTTTGGTGTTCACTACTTCTTCTTGGATTCTTCTCTTTTTATATGTGGGATACTTTCAAGCAAATGTCTAAGCAGCGCCATCTCACTCACTTTGATTCGCACGATGAAAAAGTTCAACTTCACGCAATGGATTTTGTAAAACTCCTTGCTGGTTTTGTTCTTCTTTATGGTGGGGGAGAGGTTCTTGTAAGTTCTGGTACAGAGATTGGAAAGATCGCTGGAATTAGCCCTTATGTTATCTCTGCTGTCTTTGTGGCCTTTGGAACTTCATTTCCTGAACTTGTGACGGCACTACTAGCTTGTTATAGAAAGAAGAACACGGATATCATTACGGGAAATATCATCGGATCTAATATCTTCAATGTCTCATTTGTTTTAACAAGTCTTGGGATTTACGATGTCTCTATTGATCAATCATTTAATGTTGAAATTGGGGTCTTGATGTTTGCCTCAGTCTTTTTACTGGCATTAGTTTATATGAAAAAGAACTTCGCTCGCCTTTCGGGAGCGATCTTTCTTTCTCTTTACATTGGTGTGGTTTATTACTGGGCCACGAATGCACCAGTATAAGAAAAGGCTTTTTTAATCGTACTGACCACGGCGAAGTTTACGTTCAACGTCCTTCTTCGCTTCGTCTTGTCTCTTGTCATGAAGTTTCTTACCCTTGGCAAGAGCAATTTCTAACTTCACATTTGAGCCTTTAAAGTAAATCATTGTTGGAACAATCGTTAGTCGCTCAGCTTGTGACTTGTGAGCGATGCGAGCGATTTCTTCATTGTGAAGAAGTAGCTTTCTCGTTCTTCTCTCGTCGTGATTATTGATATTTCCAAATTCATAGTGAGGAATATTGATATTGTGGGCCCAGACTTCGCCTTTTGAATCGATAGAAATGTGAGCTTCTGCAATCGTTACTTTTCCATTTCGAATACTTTTTACTTCTGTACCAACTAAAACCATTCCCACTTCA encodes:
- a CDS encoding calcium/sodium antiporter, which gives rise to MLLQVFLLVLAIVMLYYGAEFALESAEKIGLYFGLSPLVIGLVIVGFGTSLPEFFVSQLATFRGESGIALGNIVGSNIANLFLILGASGLFETLYIQRQEIKIQFILHLVLTVLLTIVLFQAKLYVWCSLLLLGFFSFYMWDTFKQMSKQRHLTHFDSHDEKVQLHAMDFVKLLAGFVLLYGGGEVLVSSGTEIGKIAGISPYVISAVFVAFGTSFPELVTALLACYRKKNTDIITGNIIGSNIFNVSFVLTSLGIYDVSIDQSFNVEIGVLMFASVFLLALVYMKKNFARLSGAIFLSLYIGVVYYWATNAPV
- the smpB gene encoding SsrA-binding protein SmpB, with the translated sequence MGIKVIAKNKRASYDFQLLEKFEVGMVLVGTEVKSIRNGKVTIAEAHISIDSKGEVWAHNINIPHYEFGNINNHDERRTRKLLLHNEEIARIAHKSQAERLTIVPTMIYFKGSNVKLEIALAKGKKLHDKRQDEAKKDVERKLRRGQYD